The Phycisphaeraceae bacterium genome has a window encoding:
- a CDS encoding response regulator codes for MIDTGAQLQPRLNLLLTDGGWRSESWSDQLPRLLEPVGIRSIKVRSGREAEELIRSTPVHIAVIDLRIPLDGSAASGDAARASGPRVLQLLRRLNPAPPTIVVRDAQPSEREGARTLAAALREGAYAVLDHPVRLETMLEVLRRVTRRFYADLWGSSRPGGNAMA; via the coding sequence ATGATCGACACTGGCGCCCAACTTCAACCCCGATTGAACCTGCTGCTCACCGACGGCGGCTGGCGGTCGGAGTCGTGGTCGGATCAGCTGCCGCGGCTGTTGGAGCCGGTGGGCATCCGCTCCATCAAGGTTCGTTCCGGGCGCGAGGCGGAGGAGCTGATTCGTTCGACGCCCGTGCATATCGCCGTGATCGACCTGCGTATTCCCCTGGATGGTTCGGCGGCTTCGGGCGACGCCGCTCGCGCCAGCGGTCCGCGCGTGCTGCAGCTGCTGCGGCGGCTGAACCCAGCGCCGCCCACCATCGTGGTTCGTGACGCCCAGCCCAGCGAGCGCGAGGGCGCCCGCACGCTCGCCGCCGCCCTGCGCGAGGGCGCGTACGCGGTGCTCGACCACCCCGTGCGGCTGGAGACGATGCTCGAGGTGCTCCGCCGCGTCACGCGACGCTTCTACGCCGACCTGTGGGGCAGCAGTCGCCCGGGAGGCAACGCAATGGCGTAG
- a CDS encoding prepilin-type N-terminal cleavage/methylation domain-containing protein: MPRRGFSLVEMLIALAITSTLLTAVFVALDVSFRAYQKTTEEASTHTICRLTMHRMLTLIRTGRDFGPFPNTISANAVVESDFIEFYASNGQLMRLEYVPNEQALYLVKINGGEEDASLLLQGVTQRDSENNYIPPFTLEYRKGTQLYRATIDLTVVPDDNLSLQIEGNEPFVIRLVASAVPRGQAY; this comes from the coding sequence ATGCCGCGCCGGGGCTTCTCGCTCGTTGAAATGCTGATCGCGCTGGCGATCACCTCCACGCTGCTGACGGCGGTGTTCGTGGCGCTGGACGTGTCCTTCCGCGCCTATCAGAAGACCACTGAGGAGGCCTCCACCCACACCATCTGCCGCCTGACCATGCACCGCATGCTCACGCTGATCCGCACCGGGCGGGACTTCGGACCGTTCCCCAACACCATCAGCGCCAACGCCGTGGTGGAGAGCGACTTCATCGAGTTCTACGCCAGCAACGGGCAGTTGATGCGGCTGGAGTACGTGCCCAACGAACAGGCGCTGTACCTGGTCAAGATCAACGGCGGCGAGGAGGACGCCTCGCTGCTGCTTCAGGGCGTCACGCAGCGTGACAGCGAGAACAACTACATCCCGCCCTTCACGCTGGAGTACCGCAAGGGCACCCAGCTCTACCGGGCCACCATCGACCTGACGGTCGTACCGGACGACAACCTCAGTCTGCAGATCGAGGGCAACGAGCCCTTCGTCATCCGCCTGGTCGCCAGCGCCGTGCCGCGCGGGCAGGCGTATTGA
- a CDS encoding YgiT-type zinc finger protein has product MKYDRCELCDGVVREQMVTVDLRRGSQLTVFEHVPVGVCSKCGERYYPGPLLESLDALAQHGVNGAKRRAVPVVDYRKAG; this is encoded by the coding sequence ATGAAGTACGACCGATGCGAACTCTGTGACGGCGTTGTCCGCGAGCAGATGGTCACCGTGGACCTGCGGCGCGGCAGCCAACTGACCGTCTTCGAGCACGTCCCCGTCGGCGTCTGCAGCAAGTGCGGCGAGCGGTACTATCCGGGGCCGCTGCTGGAGTCGCTCGATGCACTGGCGCAGCACGGCGTCAACGGCGCGAAGCGGCGCGCGGTGCCCGTGGTGGACTACCGCAAGGCGGGGTAA
- the asnS gene encoding asparagine--tRNA ligase, translated as MVKSILAGDVPAGSHVTIKGWVRTRRDSKSGGGLSFVHVSDGSCFDPLQVVAASSLPNYATEVLKLTTGCAVIASGALVESQGKGQKYEMQAESIEVVGWVDDPDTYPVSPKQHTFEYLREVAHLRARTNTFGAVARVRHTLAMAVHRFFHEHGFLWIHTPIITASDCEGAGEMFRVSTLDMVNPPRLPNGQIDFAQDFFGKEARLTVSGQLNVETYCLALSKVYTFGPTFRAENSNTSRHLAEFWMIEPEVAFNDLAANADLAEHFLKFIFRAVLNERGDDMKFFAERIDKECIARLESFVNASFERMDYTEAIKRLQRAADSGRKFEFPVKWGMDLQSEHERCLTEEICQRPVVVMNYPKDIKAFYMRVNDDGKTVAAMDVLAPGIGEIIGGSQREERLEVLDARIDEMGLHKQDYWWYRDLRRYGTVPHAGFGLGFERTILYATGMQNIRDVIPFPRAPKQAEF; from the coding sequence ATGGTGAAGTCGATTCTTGCGGGCGACGTACCGGCGGGAAGCCACGTCACGATCAAGGGATGGGTCCGCACCCGGCGGGATTCAAAGTCCGGGGGCGGGTTGTCATTCGTCCACGTCAGCGACGGCTCGTGCTTCGACCCGCTGCAGGTGGTGGCGGCCTCGTCGCTTCCCAACTATGCGACCGAGGTGCTCAAACTCACCACCGGCTGCGCCGTGATCGCCTCAGGCGCGCTGGTCGAGAGCCAGGGCAAGGGGCAGAAGTACGAGATGCAGGCGGAGTCGATCGAGGTGGTCGGCTGGGTCGATGACCCGGACACCTACCCCGTCAGCCCCAAGCAGCACACCTTCGAGTACCTGCGCGAAGTCGCCCACCTGCGGGCACGCACCAACACCTTCGGGGCCGTCGCGCGCGTGCGGCACACACTGGCGATGGCGGTGCATCGCTTCTTCCATGAGCACGGCTTCCTGTGGATTCACACGCCCATCATCACCGCCAGCGACTGCGAGGGCGCGGGCGAGATGTTCCGCGTCTCCACGCTGGACATGGTCAACCCGCCGCGGCTGCCCAACGGGCAGATCGACTTCGCGCAGGACTTCTTCGGCAAGGAGGCGCGTCTGACCGTATCGGGCCAGCTCAACGTCGAGACGTACTGTCTGGCGCTGAGCAAGGTCTACACCTTCGGACCCACGTTCCGTGCTGAGAACAGCAACACCAGCCGCCATCTGGCCGAGTTCTGGATGATCGAGCCGGAAGTGGCCTTCAACGATCTCGCCGCCAACGCTGATCTGGCCGAGCATTTCCTGAAGTTCATCTTCCGCGCGGTGCTCAACGAGCGCGGCGATGACATGAAGTTCTTCGCCGAGCGCATCGACAAGGAGTGCATCGCGCGGCTGGAGTCGTTCGTCAACGCCAGCTTCGAGCGGATGGACTACACCGAGGCGATCAAACGTCTTCAGCGGGCCGCCGATTCGGGCCGGAAGTTCGAGTTTCCCGTCAAGTGGGGCATGGACCTGCAGAGTGAGCACGAGCGCTGCCTGACGGAGGAAATCTGCCAGCGCCCCGTGGTGGTGATGAACTATCCGAAGGACATCAAGGCCTTCTACATGCGCGTGAACGATGACGGGAAGACCGTGGCCGCGATGGACGTGCTCGCCCCCGGCATCGGCGAGATCATCGGCGGCAGCCAGCGCGAGGAGCGGCTGGAGGTGCTCGACGCCCGCATCGACGAGATGGGCCTGCACAAGCAGGACTACTGGTGGTACCGCGACCTGCGGCGCTACGGCACCGTGCCCCACGCGGGCTTCGGCCTGGGCTTCGAGCGGACGATCCTGTACGCCACGGGGATGCAGAACATCCGGGATGTGATTCCGTTCCCGCGGGCACCCAAGCAGGCGGAGTTTTGA
- a CDS encoding co-chaperone GroES has protein sequence MKLKPLGDKIIVKRDEATTRTESGIYLPETAKDKPKQGTILATGSGILNKDTGEYMPFSVKKGDKVIFSSYAGTEVKLDGEEFLIMTEDDILGVIE, from the coding sequence ATGAAACTGAAACCACTCGGCGACAAGATCATCGTCAAGCGCGATGAGGCCACCACTCGCACCGAGTCGGGCATCTATCTGCCCGAGACCGCCAAGGACAAGCCCAAGCAGGGGACGATTCTGGCGACAGGCAGCGGCATCCTGAACAAGGACACCGGCGAATACATGCCCTTCTCCGTCAAGAAGGGCGACAAGGTGATCTTTTCGTCCTACGCCGGCACCGAAGTGAAGCTGGATGGCGAGGAGTTTCTCATCATGACCGAGGATGACATTCTCGGCGTGATCGAGTGA
- a CDS encoding DUF4258 domain-containing protein, translating to MSSRINVFRRKVALGHYELTGHAKSEMEQDGFTIEDIKSAIYTGRIAAVQRHGRGRRKDVVHGKGVDGRGIRLVCRLTELGRLRIITVFAARTR from the coding sequence GTGTCTTCACGAATCAACGTCTTTCGCCGAAAAGTCGCGCTGGGGCACTACGAACTCACCGGGCACGCGAAGTCCGAGATGGAGCAGGACGGATTCACCATCGAAGACATCAAGTCGGCGATTTACACCGGGCGCATCGCCGCGGTACAACGGCATGGACGTGGTCGAAGAAAGGACGTCGTGCATGGCAAGGGAGTTGACGGGCGGGGCATTCGGCTTGTGTGTCGTTTGACCGAACTGGGCCGACTGCGCATCATCACGGTGTTTGCCGCGAGGACACGATGA
- a CDS encoding MGMT family protein, with the protein MPAGAYARIYAVIRRIPRGRVATYGQVARLAGLGDHARQVGYALSATPEDLDLPWHRVINAKGEVSRRTIAATPEQDEDARDQRRLLEAEGVIFDERGRVSLQRFQWKPRR; encoded by the coding sequence ATGCCCGCCGGCGCGTACGCCCGCATCTACGCCGTCATCCGACGCATCCCGCGCGGGCGCGTGGCCACGTACGGGCAGGTCGCGCGCCTCGCCGGTCTGGGCGACCATGCGCGGCAGGTGGGCTACGCGCTCAGCGCCACGCCCGAGGATCTCGACCTGCCCTGGCATCGCGTGATCAATGCCAAGGGCGAGGTGTCCCGCCGGACGATCGCCGCCACGCCCGAGCAGGATGAAGACGCCCGCGACCAGCGGCGGCTGCTGGAAGCGGAGGGCGTGATCTTCGACGAGCGCGGCCGGGTGTCGCTTCAGCGGTTCCAGTGGAAGCCGCGCCGGTGA
- a CDS encoding type IV pilus twitching motility protein PilT, whose protein sequence is MQLSDILRSAKDQDASDIHLIAGHPPMMRVHTVMTPMDYPVLTRESMQKLLDAMTNERQREIFKTGMDLDFSYEVQGLARYRVNAHMSRTGIGLAMRAIKTKVPPLADLNLPEVISRLTYLPRGLVLVTGDTGSGKSTTLAAMIQAMNDRYRKHIITLEDPIEYTFESNRCLIEQRELGHDMPTFASGLKHALRQDPDIILVGEMRDLETTALAISAAETGHLVLSTLHTVNASQTVERIIDMYPAGQQNQIRSMLSNTLQAVVSQTLFSRIDKPGMVPAIEVLLCTPAVRNLIRENRTFEIPNVIDTNRALGMISLDNAIAELYFNGMIGREDAIAQAAFPDKLERQLAA, encoded by the coding sequence ATGCAGCTGAGCGACATTCTCCGATCCGCGAAGGACCAGGATGCTTCCGACATCCACCTGATCGCCGGGCACCCGCCCATGATGCGGGTTCATACGGTGATGACGCCGATGGACTACCCCGTGCTGACGCGCGAGAGCATGCAGAAACTGCTCGACGCGATGACCAACGAGCGTCAGCGGGAGATCTTCAAGACCGGCATGGACCTGGACTTCTCGTACGAGGTGCAGGGGCTGGCCCGCTACCGCGTCAACGCGCACATGAGCCGCACCGGCATCGGCCTGGCCATGCGCGCCATCAAGACCAAGGTGCCTCCGCTGGCCGACCTCAACCTGCCCGAGGTCATCAGCCGCCTGACCTACCTGCCGCGCGGCCTGGTGCTGGTCACCGGCGACACGGGTTCGGGTAAGTCCACCACGCTGGCGGCGATGATCCAGGCGATGAACGACCGCTATCGCAAGCACATCATCACGCTCGAGGATCCGATCGAATACACCTTCGAGTCCAACCGCTGCCTCATTGAGCAGCGCGAACTGGGGCACGACATGCCCACGTTCGCCTCGGGTCTCAAGCATGCCCTGCGTCAGGATCCGGACATCATCCTGGTCGGCGAAATGCGCGACCTGGAGACGACCGCCCTGGCCATCAGCGCCGCCGAGACGGGCCACCTGGTGCTCTCCACCCTGCACACGGTGAACGCCAGCCAGACCGTGGAGCGCATCATCGACATGTACCCCGCGGGTCAGCAGAACCAGATCCGTTCGATGCTCTCCAACACGCTGCAGGCGGTGGTGTCGCAGACTCTGTTCTCGCGCATCGACAAGCCGGGCATGGTGCCGGCCATCGAAGTGCTGCTGTGCACCCCCGCGGTGCGCAACCTGATCCGCGAGAACCGCACGTTTGAAATCCCCAACGTGATCGACACCAACCGCGCCCTGGGCATGATCTCGCTCGACAACGCCATCGCCGAACTCTACTTCAACGGCATGATCGGACGCGAGGACGCCATCGCCCAGGCGGCCTTCCCCGACAAGCTGGAGCGCCAGCTGGCGGCGTAA
- a CDS encoding SDR family oxidoreductase — MSSTTTIAGSVALVTGANRGIGKALVEGLIKAGAKKVYAGARNVETLRPLQIALGDRVVPLRLDVTNAAEVASAAKAARDVTLVFNNAGVAFDSTGLGEKDFDHARSEMEVNYFGVLAMMRAFAPVFERQGGGTFINVASIVSMVNFPSFGTYSASKAAVWSLSIGLRGLLAGRNIRVVTVHPGPVDTDMAADIEMEKATPEQVTQAILEGLSDGAEEVFPDAMARDLYQQWRADHKAVERATAGVGA; from the coding sequence ATGTCATCGACAACCACGATCGCGGGTTCCGTGGCGCTGGTCACCGGCGCCAACCGGGGCATTGGCAAGGCGCTGGTGGAGGGGCTGATCAAGGCCGGCGCGAAGAAGGTGTACGCCGGAGCCCGGAACGTGGAAACGCTGCGGCCGCTTCAGATCGCGCTGGGCGACCGCGTCGTGCCACTGCGGCTTGATGTGACCAATGCCGCGGAGGTCGCCAGCGCGGCGAAGGCGGCGCGCGATGTCACCCTGGTCTTCAACAACGCGGGAGTGGCGTTCGATTCGACGGGGCTGGGCGAGAAGGACTTCGACCACGCCCGAAGCGAGATGGAGGTCAACTACTTCGGCGTGCTGGCGATGATGCGGGCGTTCGCCCCGGTGTTCGAGCGGCAGGGTGGCGGGACGTTCATCAACGTGGCGTCGATCGTTTCGATGGTGAACTTCCCGTCGTTCGGCACCTACAGCGCCAGCAAGGCGGCGGTGTGGTCGCTCTCGATCGGCCTGCGTGGCCTGCTCGCCGGGCGGAACATCCGCGTGGTCACAGTGCATCCCGGCCCGGTGGATACCGACATGGCCGCCGACATCGAAATGGAGAAGGCCACGCCCGAACAGGTGACGCAGGCGATCCTCGAAGGACTGTCGGACGGCGCGGAGGAGGTCTTCCCGGACGCGATGGCGCGCGACCTGTATCAGCAGTGGCGCGCGGATCACAAGGCGGTGGAGCGCGCGACGGCGGGGGTTGGGGCGTGA
- a CDS encoding type II secretion system F family protein produces the protein MPQYRYQARLSSGQMQAGVLVAESAAAAANLLRGQGHHVMQLTPIASAAKSGSRLKELLNYSSGPSQKDILDFTTQLAVMVRAGIALRAALEGISEQVQNPKFRRIINSVRNDVESGKQFSEAIAKYPKQFSALYVNMVRASEMSGSFSKMLDRIAAYLTQQIETRKMVIGAMIYPGIIGTMAVGVTIFLLAFVLPRFAQVFKGKEHALPAPTKFLMNLSAFIVSHWYVLVGALVVLIVAFLLFIRTEVGRWWWDGVKLTIPLFKRMFRALYISRSLSTMGELLNAGVPMLDTLAITGDISGNMLYRKMWRGVYAAVKQGKKIASQLTKSKLLPKSVVQMVGAGEESGKLGEVMNDVSDFYLKALRDAIKAVTSMIEPIMIVVMGGIVGFIAMAIILPIFKMSSIVS, from the coding sequence ATGCCACAGTACCGCTACCAGGCGCGACTCTCCTCCGGCCAGATGCAGGCGGGCGTTCTCGTGGCCGAGAGCGCGGCGGCGGCGGCCAACCTGCTGCGGGGGCAGGGGCATCACGTGATGCAGCTGACGCCGATCGCCAGCGCCGCCAAATCGGGCTCGCGACTGAAGGAGCTGCTCAACTATTCCTCCGGCCCGTCGCAGAAGGACATTCTGGATTTCACCACGCAGCTGGCGGTGATGGTCCGCGCGGGCATCGCGCTGCGAGCGGCGCTGGAGGGCATCTCCGAGCAGGTGCAGAATCCCAAGTTCCGGCGCATCATCAACAGCGTGCGGAACGACGTGGAGAGCGGCAAGCAGTTCTCCGAGGCCATCGCCAAGTACCCCAAGCAGTTCAGCGCCCTGTACGTCAACATGGTGCGCGCCTCGGAAATGTCCGGCTCGTTCTCCAAGATGCTGGACCGGATCGCGGCCTACCTGACGCAGCAGATCGAGACGCGCAAGATGGTGATCGGGGCCATGATCTACCCCGGCATCATCGGCACCATGGCGGTAGGCGTCACCATCTTCCTGCTCGCCTTCGTGCTGCCGCGCTTCGCCCAGGTGTTCAAGGGCAAGGAGCACGCGCTTCCGGCGCCCACCAAGTTCCTGATGAACCTCAGCGCGTTCATCGTGTCGCACTGGTACGTGCTGGTGGGCGCGCTGGTGGTGCTGATCGTCGCGTTCCTGCTGTTCATCCGGACGGAAGTCGGACGCTGGTGGTGGGACGGCGTCAAGCTGACCATTCCGCTGTTCAAGCGCATGTTCCGGGCGCTGTATATCAGCCGCTCGCTCAGCACGATGGGCGAACTGCTGAACGCCGGCGTGCCGATGCTTGATACGCTCGCCATCACGGGCGACATCTCGGGCAACATGCTCTATCGCAAGATGTGGCGCGGCGTGTACGCCGCGGTGAAGCAGGGCAAGAAGATCGCCTCGCAGCTCACCAAGTCGAAACTGCTGCCCAAGTCGGTGGTGCAGATGGTCGGCGCCGGCGAGGAGTCCGGTAAGCTGGGCGAGGTGATGAACGACGTGTCGGACTTCTACCTGAAGGCCCTGCGCGACGCCATCAAGGCCGTCACCAGCATGATCGAGCCCATCATGATCGTCGTCATGGGCGGAATTGTCGGATTCATCGCCATGGCGATCATCCTGCCCATCTTCAAGATGTCCTCGATCGTGAGCTGA
- a CDS encoding methylmalonyl-CoA mutase produces MSTLEKPDLEIERRPADGNPHLSTRGHKPGDVDPETVTISGYVVDRRYGPDRVETTSPDDPSRPHPRIGEPGRFPYTRGVHETMYRSRLWTMRQFAGFGSADDTNRRFKYLLENAKGTKANTGLSTAFDLPTLMGRDSDDPLSAGEVGRCGVAISTIDDMHRLYADIPIDEVTVSQTINGPAAVIWAMYIAMAQERGIDIAKLGGTLQNDILKEFHSQNEFIYPPEASVKLVVDTIEFASKFMPRWNSVSISGYHIREAGSTATQELAFTLRDGMEYVEAAMKRGLDVDAFGPRLSFFFNSHNEFFEEICKLRAARRIWAHAMKERYGAKNERSLLMRTHVQTAGCSLTEQQPLNNIVRVAYQALAGVLGGCQSLHTDSMDETLGLPTETAVRVALRTQQILAHETGVHRTVDPLGGSWFVEALTDQMEKDANAIIREIDDMGGVVEGIHKGYFRRSIAEASYRFGQEMEAGDRIIVGVNAYTDGNEDKQVEILQIPHTVEEQQCARLAKFRAERDAGAVKRALDAIRAAARGGSLLSHRERAGVRFFLPLPRGEGPG; encoded by the coding sequence ATGAGCACTCTCGAAAAGCCCGATCTCGAGATCGAACGACGCCCCGCTGACGGCAACCCCCACCTGTCCACCCGCGGGCACAAGCCAGGCGACGTGGATCCGGAAACCGTCACCATCTCCGGCTACGTGGTCGATCGGCGGTATGGCCCGGATCGGGTCGAGACGACCTCGCCGGACGATCCATCCAGGCCCCATCCGCGCATCGGCGAGCCCGGCAGGTTCCCCTACACGCGCGGCGTCCACGAGACCATGTACCGCAGCCGCCTGTGGACCATGCGGCAGTTCGCCGGCTTCGGCAGCGCGGATGACACCAACCGCCGCTTCAAGTACCTGCTCGAGAACGCCAAGGGAACGAAGGCCAACACCGGTCTGTCCACCGCCTTCGACCTGCCCACGCTCATGGGCCGCGACAGCGATGATCCGCTGAGCGCCGGCGAGGTTGGGCGCTGCGGGGTGGCGATCTCGACGATCGACGACATGCACCGCCTCTACGCCGACATTCCCATCGACGAGGTGACCGTCAGCCAGACCATCAACGGCCCCGCCGCGGTGATCTGGGCCATGTACATCGCCATGGCGCAGGAGCGCGGCATCGACATCGCCAAGCTCGGCGGCACCCTGCAGAACGACATCCTCAAGGAGTTCCATAGCCAGAACGAGTTCATCTACCCGCCCGAAGCCAGCGTGAAACTGGTGGTGGACACCATTGAATTCGCCTCGAAGTTCATGCCGCGCTGGAACAGCGTGTCGATCTCCGGCTACCACATCCGCGAGGCGGGCAGCACCGCCACGCAGGAGCTGGCCTTCACGCTCCGCGACGGCATGGAGTACGTGGAGGCGGCCATGAAGCGCGGGCTGGACGTGGACGCCTTCGGGCCTCGGCTCTCGTTCTTCTTCAACAGCCACAACGAGTTCTTCGAGGAAATTTGCAAGCTGCGCGCGGCGCGGCGAATCTGGGCTCACGCCATGAAGGAGCGCTACGGCGCGAAGAACGAGCGCTCGCTGCTGATGCGAACGCACGTGCAGACCGCGGGGTGCTCGCTCACCGAGCAGCAGCCGCTCAACAACATCGTGCGCGTGGCCTACCAGGCGCTGGCGGGCGTGCTGGGGGGCTGCCAGTCCCTGCACACCGACAGCATGGATGAGACGCTGGGGCTGCCCACGGAGACCGCCGTGCGCGTGGCCCTGCGCACGCAGCAGATTCTCGCTCACGAGACGGGCGTGCACCGCACGGTCGATCCGCTCGGCGGATCGTGGTTCGTCGAGGCGCTGACCGACCAGATGGAGAAGGACGCCAACGCCATCATCCGCGAGATCGATGACATGGGCGGCGTGGTGGAGGGCATCCACAAGGGCTACTTCCGCCGCTCGATCGCCGAGGCCAGTTACCGCTTCGGCCAGGAGATGGAGGCGGGCGATCGCATCATCGTGGGCGTGAACGCCTACACCGACGGCAATGAGGACAAGCAGGTGGAGATTCTGCAGATTCCTCACACGGTGGAGGAGCAGCAGTGCGCGCGGCTGGCAAAGTTCCGCGCCGAGCGCGACGCGGGCGCGGTGAAGCGGGCGCTCGATGCCATCCGCGCCGCGGCACGGGGCGGCTCTCTCCTCTCCCACCGGGAGAGGGCCGGGGTGAGGTTCTTCCTCCCTCTCCCTCGGGGAGAGGGGCCAGGGTGA
- a CDS encoding polyprenyl synthetase family protein encodes MPRLLDHPAADRPLLSLLESQLEEVALVIERQLASDLPAVNALCRHVERYRGKMLRPTMVLLSGLASVGAEDAAALTPAHRTVAAVTELIHMATLVHDDVLDDAAERRRGATVNALHGNEMAVMLGDYLISNAFHLCSSVGDPAINLALGRVTNTLCEGELLQLHHRNHYGIDEATYFEIVKRKTASLIAEACRLGAMLCGAPPHVAEALAEAGTALGIAFQIQDDLLDLVGDQQVVGKSLGRDLDKGKLTLPLILHLGEASPVERGEALRSIEQRDHQSLTGLLLAGGAIARATDRANEFVSRAKRRLAALPAGPARDLFDSLADRLVMRPF; translated from the coding sequence ATGCCACGTCTCCTCGACCATCCCGCCGCCGACCGCCCCCTGCTTTCTCTGCTGGAGTCGCAGCTGGAGGAGGTCGCTCTCGTCATTGAGCGGCAACTTGCCAGCGACCTGCCGGCGGTGAACGCGCTGTGCCGCCACGTGGAGCGGTATCGCGGCAAGATGCTGCGGCCCACGATGGTGCTGCTCTCCGGGCTGGCGTCGGTGGGAGCGGAGGACGCCGCCGCCCTCACGCCCGCGCATCGCACGGTGGCCGCCGTGACGGAACTGATCCACATGGCGACGCTGGTGCATGATGATGTGCTGGATGACGCCGCCGAGCGCCGCCGCGGCGCGACGGTAAACGCGCTGCACGGCAACGAGATGGCCGTCATGCTGGGCGACTACCTGATCTCCAACGCCTTCCACCTCTGCTCATCGGTGGGTGACCCGGCCATCAACCTGGCGCTGGGCCGCGTCACCAACACCCTGTGCGAAGGCGAGCTGCTGCAATTGCATCACCGCAATCACTACGGCATTGATGAAGCGACGTACTTCGAGATCGTGAAGCGCAAGACGGCGTCGCTCATCGCCGAGGCATGCCGGCTGGGCGCGATGCTCTGCGGCGCGCCCCCTCACGTGGCCGAGGCGCTGGCCGAGGCGGGCACCGCGCTGGGAATCGCCTTCCAGATTCAGGACGACCTGCTCGATCTTGTCGGCGACCAGCAGGTGGTGGGCAAGTCGCTGGGCCGCGACCTGGACAAGGGCAAGCTGACCTTGCCGCTGATCCTGCATCTGGGCGAGGCATCCCCGGTGGAGCGCGGCGAGGCACTGCGATCCATCGAGCAGCGCGATCACCAGTCCCTCACCGGCTTGCTGCTGGCGGGCGGCGCGATCGCCCGCGCCACCGATCGGGCCAACGAGTTCGTCTCCCGCGCCAAGCGGCGGCTGGCCGCCCTGCCCGCGGGGCCCGCGCGCGACCTGTTCGACTCGCTCGCCGACCGCCTGGTCATGCGGCCCTTCTGA
- a CDS encoding prepilin-type N-terminal cleavage/methylation domain-containing protein: MPIASPNPVARRERRARRGFTLLETALAIIIVGVGVLAIVSAQQAFHRKNSWSTHASTATWLANEIRELTLNLPRHDPVTGKATWGPEGNEVSVEDFDDLDDFDGELGEGTVFSADLANGPINARRQIIPNMAGWSQTVRVFNVHPNNITAEPNELLDGQTDMMIVEVVVSYRAPNEVEPMEMIRMRWVSPN; encoded by the coding sequence ATGCCGATCGCATCACCCAACCCGGTGGCACGCAGGGAACGCCGCGCCCGGCGCGGCTTCACCCTGCTCGAAACCGCCCTGGCGATCATCATCGTCGGCGTGGGCGTCCTGGCCATCGTCTCCGCACAGCAGGCGTTTCACCGAAAGAACAGCTGGTCCACGCACGCCTCCACCGCGACGTGGCTGGCCAATGAAATCCGTGAACTGACGCTGAACCTTCCGCGTCACGACCCCGTCACCGGCAAGGCGACGTGGGGTCCGGAAGGCAACGAAGTCTCGGTCGAGGACTTCGACGACCTGGACGACTTCGACGGCGAACTGGGCGAGGGAACCGTCTTCTCCGCCGACCTGGCCAACGGACCGATCAACGCGCGGCGTCAGATCATTCCCAACATGGCCGGGTGGTCGCAGACGGTGCGTGTGTTCAACGTTCACCCCAACAACATCACCGCGGAGCCGAATGAACTGCTCGACGGGCAGACGGACATGATGATCGTGGAGGTCGTGGTGTCCTACCGCGCCCCCAACGAAGTTGAGCCCATGGAGATGATCCGAATGCGCTGGGTGTCGCCCAACTGA